Below is a genomic region from Caulobacter rhizosphaerae.
GCGGCACTGACGCCCGATGAAGGGCGAGAGCGTCGTCTTGTAGGCCCGCAGGCCCAGGTCGACGGTGCGTTCGTAGAGTGTCATGCCGGCGCTTTCGCGAACGGAGTCGGGACCTTATCGACTAGCGAAAAGTCGCGATCAAGCGGCGCCGGCGCGGCTAGTTCGGGTTTGGGTGTCGCCTGTGGCCATACGGACAGCCTCGACCGTGGCCTCGAACGCCAAAAGCGTCGAGGCATGACGGGCGGGATAGTCCTTGACCGGCTCCAGCACGGCGAGCTCCGCAAATCGACCCTCGGGAGGCGGGCCGCCTGACTTCAGCATAGCGCGCAAGGCGTCGCGGGCCAACTCGATCTCGGAAAGGTCGGCCCCGACCACCTGGGCGCCGAGGATGGCGGCCGAAGCCTGGCCCAGGGCGCAGGCGGCCACGTCCTGGGCGAAGTCGGCGACCTTGCCGTCCCGCACCGTCACGTCGACGACGATCCGGCTGCCGCACAGCTTGGCGGTCTTCTCGGCGCTGGCGTCGGGGGCGGCCAGCCGTCCGGCCCGGGGCATGTTGGCCACCAGGCCCAGGATGCGGGCCGAATAGAGGTCGTCGATCATGCCGCTTATGTGGGGGTGTTCTGGCGCTGCGACCAGAGGTGCTCGGCACGGGCCTTCACCGCCTCGCCCATCCGGGTGAAGGCGGCCCTCAGGCGACGGCGTTCGTCGCGGCTGACGAAGCGGACCAGCGGGCCCATGAACAGCTCGCCGTTCGAGAAGGTGGAGCCGATGTCGCTCATCTTCTCGATCTCCAGGTAACGGATCGCGGTCACGAAGCCCTTCAGCCGCTTGGTGCGCCAATGCAGTTGCTCATAGGGCACCCAGTCCTGGACCACGGCCTCGGCGGGCTGGGCCGGCGCGTCGCCGACCACCAGGTCGAAGCGCAGCGGCGTGCCGATGCGCATCTCGCCCTCCATGCGCGGGTGGACCGGGTTCCAGTCCTTCCAGGCGGCGAAGTCGGAGATCACTTCCCAGACGATCTCGGCGGGGGCCAGCACCCCGGTGCGGTATTCTACGGCGCGTTGCATGGGTGTCCGTCCAGCAGCTTTCAAAACCCCGCTCATCCCGGCGAACGCCGGGACCCAGATGGAATGGCTGTGCGGCGGACGCCAGGAGCGCCGCGCCCATCCAGTCATCCGCCCTCGCTCGAGGATCTGGGTCCCGGCCTTCGCCGGGATGAGCGGATTATGGATGTAATTTAGTTCGGCGCCAGTCCCAAAGCGCCTAGTCCTTCATCCGCCAGGTCGCGCCGGCCGGGCCGTCCATGACCACCACGCCCAGACCGTCCAGCTCGGCGCGGATGGCGTCGGCGGCGGTCCAGTCCTTGGCGGTCCGGGCCTCGACCCGGCGCTTGAGCAGGTCCTCGACCTTGGCCTTCAGGTCGTCGTCGGCGTCGCCCTCGAACCAGGCGTCCGGGTCGGCCTGCAGGAAGCCCAGCACGCCGGCCGAAGCCAGCAGCCGTCCCTTGTTGGCCGCGATCGCCGGCTCGTCGCCCGCCGTCACCGCCCGCTCGATGGCGCTGGACAGCTCGAAGAAGCCCGACACGGCCAACGGCGTGTTGAGATCGTCCGACAGGGCGGCCAGCACCTCGTCCGACGGCTCGGACTCGCCGGCTTCGACGGTCTTGGCGCGGCGCAGGGCGCCGTACAGGCGGTCCAGCGCCTTCTTGCTCTGCTCGACCAGCTCCGGCGTCCAGTCCAGCGGCTGGCGGTAGTGACCCGACAGCAGCGCCCAGCGGATCACCTCGCCCGGCGTGGTCTTCAGCAGCTCGTGCGGAATGATCACGTTGCCCAGGCTTTTCGACATCTTCTCCCCCGACATGTCGAGGAAGCCGTTGTGCAGCCAGTAGTTGGCCAGGACCGGCTGGTCGTGGGCGCAGCGGCTCTGGGCCAGCTCGTTCTCGTGGTGCGGGAAGGTCAGGTCGATGCCGCCGCCGTGGATGTCGATGGTCCGGCCCAGCGCCTTGTCGATCATGGCCGAGCACTCGATGTGCCAGCCCGGCCGGCCCGCGCCCCAGGGGCTGTCCCACTCGGGCTCGTTCTCCTTGGACGGCT
It encodes:
- a CDS encoding iron-sulfur cluster assembly scaffold protein, giving the protein MIDDLYSARILGLVANMPRAGRLAAPDASAEKTAKLCGSRIVVDVTVRDGKVADFAQDVAACALGQASAAILGAQVVGADLSEIELARDALRAMLKSGGPPPEGRFAELAVLEPVKDYPARHASTLLAFEATVEAVRMATGDTQTRTSRAGAA
- a CDS encoding SRPBCC domain-containing protein → MQRAVEYRTGVLAPAEIVWEVISDFAAWKDWNPVHPRMEGEMRIGTPLRFDLVVGDAPAQPAEAVVQDWVPYEQLHWRTKRLKGFVTAIRYLEIEKMSDIGSTFSNGELFMGPLVRFVSRDERRRLRAAFTRMGEAVKARAEHLWSQRQNTPT
- the cysS gene encoding cysteine--tRNA ligase encodes the protein MTIKLYDTMAREKRDFAPADPSRVTMYVCGPTVYNHAHIGNFRPVVVFDVLFRLLRHVYGEDAVVYARNVTDVDDKINAKATAEGVAIKVITERYLAAYHQDADALLALRPTLEPKATEHMGPIVEMIGQLVDNGSAYAAEGHVLFDTQAFADYGQLSGRDLDDMIAGARVEVAPYKRHPADFVLWKPSKENEPEWDSPWGAGRPGWHIECSAMIDKALGRTIDIHGGGIDLTFPHHENELAQSRCAHDQPVLANYWLHNGFLDMSGEKMSKSLGNVIIPHELLKTTPGEVIRWALLSGHYRQPLDWTPELVEQSKKALDRLYGALRRAKTVEAGESEPSDEVLAALSDDLNTPLAVSGFFELSSAIERAVTAGDEPAIAANKGRLLASAGVLGFLQADPDAWFEGDADDDLKAKVEDLLKRRVEARTAKDWTAADAIRAELDGLGVVVMDGPAGATWRMKD